One segment of Brassica napus cultivar Da-Ae chromosome C3, Da-Ae, whole genome shotgun sequence DNA contains the following:
- the LOC111209490 gene encoding uncharacterized protein LOC111209490, translating into MNLVQGDRPVRSYESEFRRLKRHVFNGHEDEATMIRNFMYGLKPELGSRLAGSNFISLSDLVEKAVNVETVLEAERKTIPHSGGHTKFSQGGRPNFNKGPRFNKGKGQTFGGQTNYRSNTGVCYICDQPGHISKFCPNRQRSNQQGYSSLRMEDVTCFFCRRKGHYASSCPNKPIPATPLAIRAPPSRPAIEPAPKKQNLGGRVYALGVENPDNAGPSSGPIRGTIHVAGKPTHVLFDSGATHSFVTPEVAARLWDCFVVDRINVAVLTPADRTLQANQCIKNVPLVIQGKEFVTDLLVVPLEGYEVILGMDWLSSYRVQIDCGKGRLLFGRGKRPEMVYYGISPSMTVSLVAAMRVQDLFQDGEVYLVTLSVSGGATNDEVKVKT; encoded by the exons ATGAACCTTGTTCAAGGAGATAGGCCAGTGAGGAGTTACGAATCTGAGTTCAGAAGGTTGAAGCGACATGTTTTTAATGGGCATGAAGATGAAGCAACTATGATCCGTAACTTTATGTACGGATTGAAGCCGGAGCTtggaagtcgtttagctggaagcAACTTTATCAGCTTATCGGATCTGGTGGAAAAAGCTGTTAATGTTGAGACTGTATTGGAGGCTGAAAGGAAGACCATACCGCATTCTGGTGGACATACCAAGTTTAGCCAAGGAGGAAGACCAAATTTCAACAAGGGTCCAAGGTTTAACAAAGGCAAAGGGCAAACATTCGGAGGCCAAACCAATTATCGCAGTAACACCGGAGTATGTTACATATGTGATCAACCGGGACACATTTCCAAGTTTTGTCCTAACAGACAACGGAGTAACCAGCAAGGTTATTCATCGCTAAGGATGGAAGATGTCACTTGTTTCTTCTGTCGAAGGAAGGGCCATTATGCATCGTCATGTCCAAACAAGCCAATCCCTGCGACCCCTCTCGCGATCCGAGCTCCTCCTAGCCGTCCAGCTATTGAGCCAGCaccaaagaagcaaaacctAGGAGGTAGAGTTTATGCCTTAGGGGTAGAAAACCCAGACAATGCAGGACCGTCAAGCGGTCCCATCAGAG GAACCATACATGTTGCTGGTAAacccacacatgtattgtttgactcgggggcaacacatagttttgtgacccCTGAAGTAGCTGCCCGGTTATGGGATTGTTTTGTGGTTGACAGGATAAACGTGGCCGTCTTGACCCCCGCAGACCGAACCCTTCAAGCAAATCAGTGTATCAAGAATGTTCCATTGGTCATTCAAGGCAAAGAGTTTGTGACAGATTTGTTAGTCGTGCCTTTGGAAGGGTACGAAGTAatccttggaatggattggttATCGAGCTACAGAGTTCAGATCGACTGTGGAAAAGGAAGGTTGTTGTTTGGCAGAGGTAAACGACCAGAGATGGTATACTATGGAATCAGTCCTAGTATGACCGTGTCTTTGGTAGCAGCAATGAGAgtacaagatttgtttcaagATGGGGAAGTGTATTTGGTAACTTTATCGGTTAGTGGAGGAGCCACCAATGATGAAGTTAAGGTCAAGACATAG
- the LOC106403608 gene encoding uncharacterized protein LOC106403608: MEVYIDDMLVKSLEAEDHISHLQQVFSTLRKYNMKLNPAKCSFGSVLASSSVFEHTVSAVLVREKGNKQLPIYYVSKALLDAEIRNSHIEKLAIALIVARKIRLYFQAHPIVVVTSFPVKFVLHKPKVSGRLAKWAVELGEYDVIFRPATAIKSQVLADFVAEFSPTLFPALEQEVRLRGEAKEEEEWILHVDGNSNVGGAGVGIVLTSPTGNTASRAVRCNFKATKNKSEYEALIAGLTLTHQMGAESIQVFGDSQLIINQVQGEYQAKDDSMIQYLAVTQRLIKKFKSCKLTQIPREENAQADALANLGSALEMNSPLLVLQWPATLEEPSSEEVSVVEEGGTWMTTLVWYLEADILPEDRNEASKINKLAARYCISQEKLYRRSFSGPYLRCVTPREAARILVELHEGNCGSHSSYRSLVLRARRAGY; the protein is encoded by the exons atggaggtctacatcgacgacatgctggtcAAGTCTCTGGAAGCAGAAGACCACATATCTCACCTACAGCAAGTCTTCTCCACCCTTAGGaagtataacatgaagctcaacccggctAAATGCTCATTCGGGTCAGTTCTGGCAAGTTCCTCAG TCTTCGAACACACCGTGAGCGCCGTCCTAGTCCGCGAGAAGGGAAACAAGCAGCTACCAATCTATTACGTAAGCAAGGCTCTCCTGGATGCGGAAATCCGCAATAGCCATATAGAGAAGCTGGCCATAGCCTTGATAGTCGCTCGCAAGATCCGACTTTACTTCCAGGCTCATCCAATCGTGGTTGTTACCTCCTTCCCTGTAAAGTTTGTCCTCCATAAACCCAAAGTCTCCGGACGCCTAGCCAAATGGGCTGTGGAACTAGGGGAGTACGATGTAATATTTCGACCCGCCACGGCCATAAAGTCACAGGTCCTAGCAGACTTCGTGGCGGAATTCTCCCCTACCTTGTTCCCAGCTTTGGAGCAGGAGGTACGCCTCCGAGGTGAAGCTAAGGAAGAGGAAGAATGGATCCTGCACGTTGATGGAAACAGTAACGTCGGAGGAGCTGGAGTGGGGATAGTGCTTACCTCGCCAACGGGGAACACGGCCTCAAGGGCCGTAAGATGCAACTTCAAagcaacaaaaaacaaaagcgAGTATGAAGCCCTAATCGCAGGTCTAACTCTCACCCACCAAATGGGGGCAGAGAGCATCCAGGTCTTCGGCGACTCCCAGCTGATAATCAACCAGGTACAAGGAGAGTACCAAGCAAAAGACGACAGCATGATCCAATATCTGGCGGTCACCCAGCGACTAATCAAGAAATTCAAGAGCTGTAAGCTCACTCAAATCCCCCGGGAAGAAAACGCGCAAGCCGATGCCTTAGCTAATCTGGGGTCCGCCCTCGAAATGAATAGCCCCTTGCTTGTGCTTCAATGGCCAGCCACTCTGGAGGAACCCTCGTCAGAGGAGGTCTCTGTCGTCGAAGAAGGCGGAACATGGATGACCACCTTAGTCTGGTACCTAGAGGCCGACATCCTCCCGGAAGATCGCAACGAGGCCAGCAAGATCAATAAGCTAGCCGCGAGGTACTGTATCTCCCAGGAGAAGCTGTACCGGAGATCCTTCTCTGGCCCGTACCTGAGGTGTGTCACACCCCGAGAAGCCGCTAGAATCCTTGTAGAATTACATGAAGGAAATTGTGGATCCCACTCTAGCTACAGAAGCCTGGTGCTCAGAGCCAGAAGGGCAGGTTACTAG
- the LOC125583136 gene encoding uncharacterized protein LOC125583136, translated as MDEISFMAKEQEKVLTPHHDALVISLTVANCLVKRILVDNGSSGNIIFLAAYKDLGLEESALTRRITPLIGFSGEVKQTAGEVNLPVYAEGIKMSTKFLIVDCDSSYNMILGRPWIHGVGAIPSTLHQMVKFPTSWDIKVIRADQEYSRSCYQTTLRERPRSYSNYRASLRLITPRNQRQTRRKFAPERDAIINDEVKSLLGVGFIREVQYPEWLANVVVVKKKNGKWRVSIDFTDLNKSCPKDPFPLPHIDKLVDSTVGHPLMSFMDTFSGYNQILMHPKTRRKHPS; from the exons ATGGACGAAATAAGCTTCATGGCCAAGGAGCAGGAGAAAGTTCTCACCCCGCATCACGACGCCCTGGTCATATCGCTCACTGTAGCGAACTGCCTAGTGAAAAGGATACTGGTAGATAATGGAAGCTCCGGAAACATCATCTTCCTGGCCGCATACAAGGACCTAGGGCTGGAGGAAAGCGCTCTAACTCGGAGGATAACCCCACTTATTGGGTTCAGCGGGGAAGTCAAACAAACCGCCGGAGAGGTGAACCTCCCCGTATACGCCGAAGGGATCAAAATGTCAACCAAGTTCCTCATTGTTGACTGCGACTCGTCATACAATATGATTCTAGGACGGCCCTGGATTCACGGTGTGGGAGCCATCCCTTCAACTCTTCACCAAATGGTGAAATTCCCTACATCTTGGGACATAAAGGTGATTAGAGCGGATCAGGAGTATTCCCGCTCCTGCTACCAGACTACTCTGAGGGaaagaccaaggtcttatagcaattacagagcAAGCCTCCGGCTCATCACACCGAGGAACCAGAG ACAAACGAGAAGGAAGTTCGCTCCCGAAAGAGACGCCATCATCAACGATGAAGTCAAGAGCCTGCTCGGCGTGGGGTTCATTCGTGAGGTGCAATATCCGGAATGGCTAGCCAACGTCGTCGTGGTCAAGAAAAAGAACGGGAAGTGGAGAGTCAGCATCGACTTCACGGACCTCAATAAGTCATGTCCAAAGGACCCCTTCCCACTTCCTCATATCGACAAGCTGGTGGACTCCACCGTGGGGCATCCGCTGATGAGCTTCATGGACACGTTCTCAGGCTATAATCAGATACTTATGCATCCAAAGACTAGGAGAAAACATCCTTCTTGA